A portion of the Burkholderia pseudomultivorans genome contains these proteins:
- the apbC gene encoding iron-sulfur cluster carrier protein ApbC, with protein sequence MSIDRAQVDAALAAVVDPNTDRPYAANKGVRNVAIDGDAVTVDVVLGYPARSQHDDVRARVAAALRSVPGVRDARVNVSQEIVAHTVQRGVKLLPNVKNIVAVASGKGGVGKSTTAVNLALALAAEGASVGILDADIYGPSLPTMLGIHGQRPESPDNQSMNPLVGHGLQANSIGFLIEEDNPMVWRGPMATSALEQLLRQTNWRELDYLIVDMPPGTGDIQLTLAQRVPVTGAVIVTTPQDIALLDAKKGLKMFEKVGIPILGIVENMSIHVCSNCGHEEHIFGAGGAERMAKDYGVTVLGSLPLDIAIRERADSGAPTVAADPDGALARRYRDIARGVALAIAERARDMTSKFPSIVVQNT encoded by the coding sequence ATGAGCATTGACCGGGCACAAGTCGACGCCGCGCTGGCGGCGGTCGTCGACCCCAATACCGACCGTCCGTATGCGGCGAACAAGGGCGTGCGCAACGTCGCGATCGACGGCGACGCCGTGACGGTCGACGTGGTGCTCGGCTACCCCGCGCGCAGCCAGCACGACGACGTGCGCGCGCGCGTCGCCGCCGCGCTGCGCAGTGTGCCGGGCGTGCGCGACGCGCGCGTGAACGTGTCGCAGGAGATCGTCGCGCACACGGTGCAGCGCGGCGTGAAACTGCTGCCGAACGTGAAGAACATCGTCGCGGTCGCGTCGGGCAAGGGCGGCGTCGGCAAGAGCACGACGGCCGTCAACCTCGCGCTCGCGCTGGCCGCGGAAGGCGCGTCGGTCGGCATCCTCGACGCCGACATCTACGGCCCGTCGCTGCCGACGATGCTCGGCATCCATGGCCAGCGCCCCGAGTCGCCGGACAACCAGTCGATGAACCCGCTGGTCGGGCACGGGCTGCAGGCGAACTCGATCGGCTTCCTGATCGAGGAGGACAACCCGATGGTGTGGCGCGGCCCGATGGCGACGTCGGCGCTCGAGCAGCTGCTGCGCCAGACCAACTGGCGCGAGCTCGACTACCTGATCGTCGACATGCCGCCGGGCACCGGCGACATCCAGCTGACGCTCGCGCAGCGCGTGCCGGTGACGGGCGCGGTGATCGTCACGACGCCGCAGGACATCGCGCTGCTCGACGCGAAGAAGGGCCTGAAGATGTTCGAGAAGGTCGGCATCCCGATCCTCGGCATCGTCGAGAACATGAGCATCCACGTGTGTTCGAACTGCGGCCACGAGGAGCACATCTTCGGCGCGGGCGGCGCCGAGCGGATGGCCAAGGACTACGGCGTGACCGTGCTCGGCAGCCTGCCGCTCGACATCGCGATCCGCGAGCGGGCCGACAGCGGCGCGCCGACCGTGGCGGCCGATCCGGACGGCGCGCTGGCGCGCCGCTACCGCGACATCGCGCGCGGCGTCGCGCTGGCGATTGCCGAGCGCGCGCGCGACATGACCTCGAAGTTCCCGTCGATCGTTGTTCAAAATACGTAA
- the sodC gene encoding superoxide dismutase [Cu-Zn], translating into MNQRHHGVRAGRARRALLAAAALGLLAGCTSFSSSHEKRADAQLQPTVGSQTRGAVTFVERPDGVQVTYNLVGLPPNSDHALQVHERGDCNAGDGSSAGQVFAPAADRLRAGARVAGDLGNIHADANGVAAGFIVAPDLALDGVRSAMNRSALVHRDASDPAFPQHGAGPALACGVIR; encoded by the coding sequence ATGAACCAACGACATCACGGCGTGCGCGCCGGCCGCGCGCGGCGCGCGCTGCTGGCCGCCGCCGCGCTGGGCCTGCTGGCCGGCTGTACCTCCTTTTCCTCGTCGCACGAAAAACGGGCCGATGCGCAGCTGCAGCCGACGGTCGGCTCGCAGACGCGCGGCGCGGTGACCTTCGTCGAGCGCCCGGACGGCGTCCAGGTCACCTACAACCTCGTCGGCCTGCCGCCGAACAGCGACCACGCGCTGCAGGTGCACGAGCGCGGCGACTGCAACGCGGGCGACGGCTCAAGCGCCGGCCAGGTGTTCGCGCCGGCGGCCGACCGCCTGCGCGCGGGAGCGCGGGTCGCGGGCGACCTCGGAAACATTCATGCGGATGCGAACGGCGTCGCGGCCGGCTTCATCGTCGCGCCCGATCTGGCCCTCGACGGCGTGCGCTCCGCGATGAACCGTTCGGCGCTCGTCCACCGCGATGCGAGCGACCCGGCGTTTCCGCAGCACGGTGCGGGCCCCGCGCTCGCGTGCGGCGTGATCCGGTGA